A genomic window from Micromonospora ferruginea includes:
- a CDS encoding ArsR/SmtB family transcription factor, translating into MPDLDLAFAALGDPVRRALVTRLARGEATVGELAEPFDLTPQAISHHVGVLRRCGLVEQRREGTRRPCRLRADQLALLGTWIDEQRRAWHDRLDALDEHLTDEDPAR; encoded by the coding sequence ATGCCCGATCTCGACCTCGCCTTCGCCGCGCTCGGCGACCCGGTCCGCCGCGCCCTGGTGACCCGCCTCGCCCGGGGCGAGGCCACCGTCGGCGAGCTGGCCGAGCCGTTCGACCTCACCCCGCAGGCGATCTCCCATCACGTCGGCGTGCTGCGGCGCTGCGGGCTGGTCGAGCAGCGCCGCGAGGGCACCCGCCGACCCTGCCGGCTCCGGGCCGACCAGCTCGCGCTGCTCGGCACCTGGATCGACGAGCAACGCCGGGCCTGGCACGACCGGCTCGACGCGCTCGATGAGCACCTTACCGACGAGGACCCGGCCCGGTGA
- a CDS encoding SRPBCC family protein, with the protein MSARAELHGDELVARRHLPATPARVWAAFTTPAGVAAFWGGSHATVPPGSVTVDLRAGGEFALDTRAPDGATRRLRFVYVHVDPPRELVFDEPVTGVRTTVTLRPTADGTDLTVHQRRLPPALRTARAAGGLASILDALADHLDHEGDSHAPSDPA; encoded by the coding sequence GTGAGCGCCCGCGCCGAGCTGCACGGCGACGAACTGGTCGCCCGACGCCACCTGCCCGCCACGCCCGCGCGGGTCTGGGCCGCCTTCACCACACCGGCGGGGGTCGCCGCGTTCTGGGGCGGCTCGCACGCGACCGTGCCGCCCGGGTCGGTGACCGTCGACCTGCGCGCCGGCGGCGAGTTCGCGCTCGACACCCGTGCGCCGGACGGCGCGACCCGCCGGCTGCGCTTCGTCTACGTCCACGTCGACCCACCCCGCGAGCTGGTGTTCGACGAGCCGGTCACCGGCGTGCGCACGACCGTGACACTGCGCCCCACCGCCGACGGCACGGACCTGACCGTCCACCAGCGACGACTTCCGCCCGCGCTCCGGACCGCCAGGGCGGCCGGCGGCCTCGCCTCGATCCTCGACGCCCTGGCCGACCACCTCGACCACGAAGGAGACAGCCATGCCCCGAGCGACCCAGCGTGA
- a CDS encoding nuclear transport factor 2 family protein, which produces MPRATQRDLVDEYFAGFRTGDHPRILATLTEDVEWVIHGHRTTRGRAEFDGEIENPDFSGSPRLDVERVHEAGPVVVVTGEGGGTSVAHGPFRFAFNDLFTFRDGLIARVDSYVVPLP; this is translated from the coding sequence ATGCCCCGAGCGACCCAGCGTGACCTGGTCGACGAATACTTCGCCGGCTTCCGGACCGGCGACCACCCGCGCATCCTGGCCACCCTGACCGAGGACGTCGAGTGGGTGATCCACGGCCACCGGACCACCCGGGGCCGGGCCGAGTTCGACGGCGAGATCGAGAACCCCGACTTCTCCGGCAGCCCCCGGCTCGACGTCGAGCGGGTGCACGAGGCCGGCCCGGTGGTGGTGGTCACCGGCGAGGGCGGCGGGACCAGCGTCGCGCACGGGCCGTTCCGCTTCGCCTTCAACGACCTGTTCACGTTCCGCGACGGGTTGATCGCCCGCGTCGACTCCTACGTGGTCCCGCTGCCGTGA
- a CDS encoding dihydrofolate reductase family protein, whose translation MRDLVYTGFMSLDGVVDSPGGGPGEEHRSGGWVVKDIEFLPEAFSLKGEELAETSALLFGRRSYQAFAPAWRDSDDHAAYRELPKYVVSTGLAEDDLVDGWGPTTVLRSTDDVAALKRGEGGAIFVHGSAELARRLSDAGLIDRYHLLVFPVLLGAGKSLFSAADRDKQSLRLRESESYPNGVLKVIYDVVR comes from the coding sequence ATGCGTGATCTTGTGTACACGGGTTTCATGTCGCTCGACGGCGTGGTCGACTCCCCCGGTGGCGGGCCGGGCGAGGAGCACCGCAGCGGCGGCTGGGTGGTCAAGGACATCGAGTTCCTCCCGGAGGCGTTCTCGCTCAAGGGCGAGGAACTGGCGGAGACGTCGGCGTTGCTGTTCGGCCGGCGCAGCTACCAGGCGTTCGCGCCGGCCTGGCGGGACTCCGACGACCATGCCGCCTATCGGGAGCTGCCGAAGTACGTGGTCTCGACCGGCCTGGCCGAGGACGACCTCGTGGACGGCTGGGGCCCGACGACGGTGCTGCGCTCGACCGACGACGTGGCCGCGCTCAAGCGGGGCGAGGGTGGCGCGATCTTCGTGCACGGCAGCGCGGAACTCGCCCGGCGGCTGTCGGACGCCGGCCTGATCGACCGCTACCACCTGCTCGTCTTCCCGGTGCTGCTGGGCGCGGGGAAGAGCCTGTTCAGCGCCGCGGACCGGGACAAGCAGTCGCTGCGGCTGCGCGAGTCCGAGTCCTATCCCAACGGGGTGCTGAAGGTGATCTACGACGTGGTCCGCTGA
- a CDS encoding helix-turn-helix domain-containing protein produces the protein MELRFSTRASDSPWVDTVWTCASDRVTEMTSVATPCWGLVFWQRDGRPYASVSGPETGAAVAPVPEGATFVGIEFAVGTSLRMLPTPALVDRGADLPDATTRTFRLAGDRWETPGPDDAEALVDRLVRAGTVVRDPLVTDLRRGHRPHAAARTVQRRFRTTTGLTQGAVRQIERVREAAALLAAGDPVADVVARLAYVDEPHLARALRRYVGRTAGQLRAGAHGAIALDLGQRTTS, from the coding sequence GTGGAACTGCGGTTCAGCACGCGCGCGTCCGACTCGCCCTGGGTCGACACGGTGTGGACCTGCGCGAGCGACCGGGTCACCGAGATGACCTCGGTGGCGACGCCCTGCTGGGGCCTGGTGTTCTGGCAGCGCGACGGGCGGCCCTACGCGAGCGTCTCCGGACCCGAGACCGGCGCGGCCGTCGCGCCGGTGCCCGAGGGCGCGACCTTCGTCGGCATCGAGTTCGCGGTGGGCACGTCGCTGCGGATGCTGCCCACGCCGGCCCTGGTCGACCGTGGCGCCGACCTGCCCGACGCCACCACGCGGACGTTCCGGCTCGCCGGCGACCGGTGGGAGACACCCGGCCCGGACGACGCCGAGGCCCTCGTCGACCGACTCGTCCGGGCCGGGACCGTGGTCCGCGACCCGCTGGTCACCGACCTCCGCCGGGGCCACCGCCCGCACGCGGCGGCCCGCACCGTCCAGCGCCGGTTCCGCACCACGACCGGGCTCACCCAGGGCGCCGTGCGGCAGATCGAACGCGTACGCGAGGCCGCCGCGCTGCTGGCCGCCGGTGACCCGGTCGCCGACGTGGTCGCCCGGCTCGCGTACGTCGACGAGCCGCACCTGGCCCGCGCGCTGCGCCGGTACGTCGGACGCACGGCCGGACAACTGCGCGCGGGCGCGCACGGGGCGATCGCCCTGGACCTGGGTCAGCGGACCACGTCGTAG
- a CDS encoding sulfotransferase domain-containing protein: MIDRAVEFAKHHSPNSLRVAARRAQMEARNARMRLTVPVVAKNEFDNVFHCTVRKTGSQWIKALFSDPAVYRHSGLLPYDPRFYAGGVTAPVPAGRTGLAIFLSHKRFEAVPKAGTYRAFFVIRDPRDVVVSSYFSLRNSHAPMGDIPQARKVLQERPKKEGMLHVIERLRDKKQFGQMRSWAVAPPAETFRLFRYEDLTGEGQAEEIDRLLRHCGITLPPAELAALLARYSFTNMKKGKEAPGRVSHYRKGAAGDWRNHFDDEIYAAYTRAAGDLAEVLGYPSRDDAVGAHDGQEPAAR; the protein is encoded by the coding sequence ATGATTGATCGCGCGGTCGAATTTGCCAAGCACCACTCGCCGAATTCCCTCCGCGTGGCGGCCCGGCGGGCGCAGATGGAAGCGCGCAACGCCCGAATGCGGCTGACCGTGCCGGTGGTCGCCAAGAACGAATTCGACAATGTCTTCCACTGCACCGTCCGCAAGACGGGCAGCCAGTGGATCAAGGCGTTGTTCAGCGACCCGGCCGTCTACCGGCACTCCGGTCTGCTGCCCTACGACCCGCGCTTCTACGCCGGCGGCGTGACCGCGCCCGTCCCGGCCGGCCGCACCGGCCTGGCGATCTTCCTGTCCCACAAGCGCTTCGAGGCCGTGCCCAAGGCGGGCACCTACCGCGCGTTCTTCGTGATCCGCGACCCGCGTGACGTGGTGGTGTCGAGCTACTTCTCGCTGCGGAACTCGCACGCCCCGATGGGTGACATCCCGCAGGCGCGCAAGGTGCTGCAGGAGCGGCCGAAGAAGGAGGGCATGCTCCACGTCATCGAGCGCCTGCGCGACAAGAAGCAGTTCGGGCAGATGCGGTCGTGGGCGGTCGCCCCGCCCGCGGAGACGTTCCGCCTGTTCCGCTACGAGGACCTCACCGGCGAGGGGCAGGCCGAGGAGATCGACCGGCTGCTGCGGCACTGCGGGATCACGCTGCCGCCGGCCGAGCTGGCGGCCCTGCTCGCCCGCTACAGCTTCACCAACATGAAGAAGGGCAAGGAGGCGCCGGGCCGGGTCTCGCACTACCGCAAGGGCGCGGCCGGCGACTGGCGCAACCACTTCGACGACGAGATCTACGCCGCCTACACCCGGGCGGCCGGCGACCTGGCCGAGGTGCTGGGCTACCCGTCCCGCGACGACGCGGTCGGGGCGCACGACGGACAGGAACCCGCCGCCCGGTAG